A single window of Desulfurellaceae bacterium DNA harbors:
- a CDS encoding DUF433 domain-containing protein, protein MKDRIVIEANVHHGKPVIRGTRVPVVRLLGGLAGGLSIDQVAAEYGVTEADVQAALTYASELIEQDEHHPLPPF, encoded by the coding sequence ATGAAGGATCGTATTGTCATTGAGGCAAACGTGCACCATGGGAAGCCGGTCATCCGGGGCACGCGGGTGCCGGTCGTGCGGCTCCTGGGGGGCTTGGCGGGCGGGCTGAGCATCGACCAAGTGGCGGCCGAGTACGGGGTGACAGAAGCCGACGTGCAGGCCGCCCTGACCTATGCGAGCGAGCTGATCGAGCAAGACGAACACCATCCCTTACCGCCCTTCTAG